The stretch of DNA GTAAATATAATAAATACTAGAAAAAGGGAAACAAAGAAAGCCTGCATTACTATCATTGTGAATCCAAAAACTACGGTCGAAGCCCATCCGGGCGTCGCATAAGGCGTAAAGAACTTAACTCCTATAACCACCAGCATACTGATAATTGAAAAGACAATTAGTATTATTGAAATCATAAGGAATCTAACCGCCACTATATCGATTTGAACCGAAATGGCGCTTAGTCCGTGAATTATGAGCGCCGTAATATTCATTTTCGAAACGCCACAATATCGCGCGCCTCTATTCGTTTCGATCGTAGTTATCGGAAGTTTTGATCTTATTACTCCGCCTGAAAAATGATTCCATATTTCCGACACGTTGACCAACTTTTTTAGGAGTATTTGAGGAATCAGGCAGAAGTTACCAAACGATATAGAAGATCCAGTCAAGATTCTGTAAACAAGTTTGTATACCTTGTATAAGAAAATAAATACAACGCCCTCGGATCTTTTTTTGCGCTGCGCAAATATTATTTTCTCCCCTGACCCGATATGAGTTGCCAATAAATGTATAATATCTTCAGGTTGGTCTTCTCCGTCTGAGTCCATAACTATTACTGCATCGTATACTAAAGGTCCTCTTGAAATAGAAGCTAAGGCAATCGCAATAGCCTTTTGATGCCCCACGTTCCTATTTAATGTTAAAATTTCTAAAAAGTTGATCTTTTGTAACGGCCTCCATTCAGCGGAGTGCTTTTCGTATGAAGCGGTTGAACCATCATCAATCGCCATCAATGAAACATCCACCTGAGCAAATATCGGGTTCGTACAGGCCACACGATCTATTCGCTGCAGTAAAACCGTAAAAGAGTCCCAGTCATTAAAAACCGGCGTTATGATCAATATGTTCATATGTTTTATATTAAAATTTTAAGTTTAGCTTGCTGCGCGCTCAATTATCTTAGAACCACAAAAACTAACTTACAAATTGATTTTACTACTTTTTTTATTATTGAAATTATTGTGGAATATTTGTGACGAATCGAACTGCCTTTTCAAAGCCGAGGACACTGCTACGGATTGAAAATTTCTGAGTGACCGTATTCATCCCATTCTCGGCCAAAATAGCCATAAATTCGGGTTTTTTCAAACAATAAATGATTTTTTGCTTCAGATCGTCCACATCATTTGGATCTATGATTAGGCCGTTAATACGATCTTCTATGAGGTCTATGGTGCAACCGGCATATTTGCTGCAGAGCGTCGGTACACCGGCTGCCATGGATTCTATAGGCACCAGCCCATATAATTCTTGCGTTGATGTAAAGAGCAATAAATCAGCTAATGCAAGAAATTCCGGTAATTCTTCCTTCTGTTTAAATCCCCAAAAATAAATATGATGCAAGTCGTTATGCTCTGCCCACCTTTTCAGGTTTATTTCCTCTGGTCCGCTGCCCACGATATGAGTTCCGAAAACTGGTGAAGAGGAGTCACTTTGAATTGCCTTTACGGCCTCCAGTATAAAGTGAACGCCCTTTCTATTTTCAAGATAACCAACAAATAGGATATTCAAGTCAGGTAATTTACGTTTAGCAATGTACTCACGCTTTCGCGTCCGTAATTCCCGCACTCTCTCGCGTATGAATTCCGTATCGACTGTATTAGTCCCTATGAATATTGTCTTAGGTTTTATTCTCCATCTTTGCAAATATTTCGCGGCTTCAGTACCATAAGCCACAAAAGCTGCGGCATATTGAATTTGTACATGCCTTAGAATATTGCGCAGGCTGCGGAATCGCGAGCGAATTTTATCCTCCGCAATAGTCTCGCCACTCCAAATTATATAAGGAATATGAAACAACTTTGCATATAATAATGTCCAAAGCGTGGCTAATGAAAAGCCCCCGACAATGATAATATTTGGTCGATTATAATACAACGATGGGAGTAGCGACAGAGCTAATGAAGTAAAGCCTTCCTTATATGCCAAATTCCAATCTCTTAGGTACTCAAAATCAAAATGAAACTCTTGTTCATTTATTTGCCATTTCCGCCTTCTGTAACTCTTTGTTAAGAAAATGACGTGAAGCGCCCAGTTTCTGCTTTTGAATTCTTCGTTCATCCGGTTGAATAGCGGAATGCGATAAGGGCTTGGAATATTTGTAATGATCACTATTTTCAAGAATCGCCACCGCCAGTCTTGCTCTCTAATACCACTAAACCAACCGAGGCCCAAAAAAAGTAACTAAAAGTTGTGTTATCCCACGGCTGCATAAAAACATTCATGATGCCCGTCACCACCCAAAACATGACAAAAACAAAAGTAAGGGTCAGATCGGCTCTGTTTTCCTTGGATTTAAACCATAAAAAATACCCCATTTTATACAAGAAAAATAACCAAACAGTTAGGCCAATAACTCCATTACGCAAAAGCCAGGCTATATATTGATTATGAGAACCGAATGAGCCTCCTGATCCAATGATTTTAGACACAACGTCCATTTTAAGATAGTGCTTTCGAGCATCGTTCCAGAGCCACATCCGGCCGGCCCCCAATCTTTTTATTTCATTGCTGTTCGTCATTTTGTCGGTATTTTCAATCCAAACCAGCTCTCTTTCAAATCTCTTCTGGGTAAGCGGAACTTGAGTAAAAATGAGAACAGTTATAGTGATTATAATAGACAAAAGAAGATACTTTTTTCGAATGATGAAGAAAAGTGTAAGAAAAATTATTAGGCATATCCACAAAGTTCGACTAAACGTGAAATACAGTACTATAGAACACAATATAGAATATGAGAGGAACATTGTCTTTAGAGTTTTGGACGTCTCAGTAAAGGCAAGCAATAAAGATAGTAAAATTCCCGTAAACATGACGATGGACAACGTGCCTGAGTCATGGTAAGTGGCATTTAAACGGTAGAACAATGCTGCGGAGTAGGGTTCTGAAACATTGGCCATCAACAGTTTAATCGAAGTGGAACTGAGTTGATACAAGCTAATGAAACATGGAATTATGGTTGAAACCAGGAAGGCGCGTAAAAAGATGATCTTGTCTTTAGATTCATTTAAGATAAATGGAACAACCAGTACTGCAGAGGCTAGATTTAGAAACCTCAAATTCCAGTCTATAATGTGTTTGAATGTTAAAGGCGAATGAGGCTGCGGCAAGAACATGAAATGGCTGTTTAAGAATCCCCATGACGCAGCGATACAATTTAAAACGAATAGCACAAGAAGCGGTTTGAAGAAGGGGTGGCTAATGACGGCTGGGCGTTTGATGAGAATATATAAGCCGCAGAATAGCGGAAACAATGCCCCTGTAATTTTCAGGATATTGAGTCCATCGACAATCGAATAATTCCAAAAGATGTCAACAGTGAACCTAGTCGAAAAAAAGAATAACAATGCCCAACGAGGGTTCTTAAAGGACAGAACTAGTAATATGCTAAGATATAAAAGCAATATGATTTGCTGAGATTCCATCTCACAAACCTCGACTTAACAGTTTCATAAGGAGGTCGTTCATAACATCAGCCGACTTTTCGATGTCGTGGTTTTCCATTGCATACGCGCGGGCTTTTACGCCCATTTTTCTTCGTAATTCTTCGTTTTCAATAAGCTGCAAGACATCAACTACTAATTGATCAAAACTCCGGGAATGGAACCCTAATCCATTTTTTTCAATGATTCCGTCCGGATCATAGTTCAGGCTGACCACCGGCGTTTCATGAAGCCAGGCCTGGATATACGTATTCGGGAAACCTTCCCGGTCAGGTAATGTTGTATTGACAAAAACAGAGGCCTTAGCAAACATTCGATTGGATTCTATCCAGGTCAAAGGTCCGATATATTGGATATTGCTGAGCTCTTTCGTCTGAGAAAATATTTCATTTTTGTACTGCTCATGAGGGATCGTACCTGCAAATAGAAATTGAATTGGTCTGCCCTGTAATTGTTTTGCCAGCTCAACAAAAAGCTCCAAACGTTTCCTTCGCCCCGCATGGGCAATCCAGAAAACGATCGGCGGAGCGTCCTTTTGAATATCTGCCGGCGGAATTTCGTGACTTGATGGTATAACATGCGCCGCAATATTTCGTTTTTCTTTTAACCGGGATGTTTGTTCATGAGTTTGTGCAATCACTAAATTTGATTTCTCCATCGTACTGTTGAAGAAATAGTCAGATAAAAAAGCATGGATATAGAGGATGGTCTTCTTAAGTATGTTTTTTTTGCTTTGAATAACCTCTTGTCGGCTAAATGACATGACCAAGTCATTGTTTTCAGCACAATGATAGATCAGACTCTTGCGATATCTTTGAGCGAAGCGGTACCCAGCGGGGGATGAGGTAAAAAAAGAGCGGCCGCGTTGATAGATCAGAGCCGGATTGATTGATTTCAAAAGCCTGGAAATATCCTGCCGAAAAAAAGAAAATAGCGTGCGTTTCTTAATCCAGTGTACATGGATTCCATCCAGGACGGTTACGGAACCAATTTTCTCAGGGAAAAGGGTCTGAGCTATGAAATGGACATCCCAAGTACGTTTGGCAAGATGTTTTGCGATTAAATAAGTCTGAATCTCAACTCCTCCTACCCTTTCCGAAAAAAAATGTGGCATGAGAATACAGATAGATTTTGTGTAATTATTTGAATTGGGCATAGCGTTTTTAATATCTCAATTTATAGAGGACGGCCTTGCCCCAGGAACTGTCATCAACTGCATAAATAAATTTCAATTCCTTGCGATCCCTTCCATCTAATAATTCCGCTACTCCCGGATTTTTCGTCCTTGTGTAAAAATCATCCACGACCAAATAGTCTACCTCATGTTTTTTTAGTGAAGTCAATAATGTCTCATAATTTAATGGATTATTATATCGAAAATATCGCGCTTTGGCGGAAAATGCAACATAAGGTTTACGGTCCGCAATAAGTTTGCCTTTTGCTTCAGGATAGTGGTCCCGCATCCATTCCCCCAGCTTCTTGTGATTACCGATAACCGAATTGGTTGGCGCATGGTTCATCATTGGCGTATAGGACTGCAGGAGCAGGACAATAACCGAGCCGCCCATGAATATTTTTTTGTAGTTGGGACTTGCTATTCTTTCAGAAATTTTAAAGATGGTGTAGGCGCTAATGACCAGAAAAACGGGTACGTGCATCACAAAATAACTATCGCGCGTGGTATACCAAAGCATCATCGTCCACATAGGAAACAAGAGGGAATATAGAAAAAGGAGGGGGTATCTGTCATGCCGTTTTGCAAATACAAATGACAACAGCAAAAGTATCAGATGGAAAAATCCGATAATCGTGAGCAATGAGATCCCGTATTTTTTCACATGCGGCACGAATGCGTCCATGTCCTGGTCGAGCGAATTATATTCGCCACGAACTACAAAGGCGTTATAATTGTATTCGACATGCGGATCTTTCGGAAGCGCCCCGGCATTAATACCTAAAAAAGGCTCCACATACCCCCTGAAATGGAACCGGTTGTAGGTGGTCAATTCCCATTTGCCGGTAGCTTCATGTATGAATAGAATTTGTGGGAGTATGACTAACAATGTAACACCGCTCATAGCCCAAAGCCGCAGGTGGTCTCTCTTAAATAACCTCTTGTGCAGGAGAGTCGCAAAAAGGAATACTAAAATGATAACAAAATACTGAAAGGCTTCCGGCTTTGTAAGGTAGGCCAACCCTAAAAACAGCCCGCACGCCAGCCAATCGCGCAAGCGTGTTTTTTCGTCCTGGCGATAAGTTTTAATTATTGAAGATGTAAAATAGAATGACGCAAGTAAAAAAAAGATCAAAAGAGATTCCGGCATGATGCGAGCGGCGATGCGAATAAGAAAACCATTTAACGCATATAAAATAGCGGCTAGTCCGGCAATCCTATCTCCGAACAGGTTTTTTACGAATCCATAAAATGGAAATAGTCCCAAACAAACCGCGAGGACCAAAATTACATGCGTAGAAGCCTGCAGGTCATCCATCACCAGACTCAGCAGGCCTATGAGTATCGACATCATGGGCCATGTGAAGGTGTTCGGCACGTCGCTGTAAGTGAATCCAATACCATGAAACAGATTATATCCGCTTAATGCATAGAATACACCGTCTGTTCCAATGCCGCGGGGATAGCCGATGAAATAGGTTAAGAGTATCGATGAGAGAAGCGATGTACAGAAAAGGAGGAGAATCGATCTGTTTTTATTAACCAATAATCCTAAGAATTTGAGTTCAATCACAATGTACTAACACCTGATTAAATATGAATCCTAAATGCCATCTATCTAAAATCCATGCAGGGATCACCTATCAAAAAAAACACAAAACTCTTTATTTTCTGTATTGCATATCAGCGACTGAAATCAATGATTCTGAATACTCGTCTGAAATCAGAAAAAGGAGAAAGCACTTCCTTGAATTTTGACGTGTCACTAAGTAGCGCCGCGTTCGTTGAATCCAATGGATGCTGCAGTATTAAGTGAGTAACGCCGTTTGTCACCGCATACTCATAATTAACGAATTTTCGTGCATTCAAATAGTCAGAAAGGTTCACCATCCATCTGTGATCTACGGCAAGGTTTCCGCCTCTCGAATACAATCCGCTGAATCTAAGGTCTGCAGGGTTACTTTGGTATTCCGATGGGTTCCTCTCATAAAGTTCCGGGTCAAATTCGGCGGATACGCCCATCATAATTGAATTTTTGGGTAAGTTCTTTCTTTGCCAATTTCCGAATTCAACTGATCTATTCATGAAGTCCCGATCGCTGGTATTGCTATAATAATATCTTACGGAAAGGAGTGAACGTGAGCTTATCCACAATGTCGATGGAAAACATGTCAAAATTACAACAAATAAAAACATGTTATTTTTAGTAAAGATTTTCTCGAATTTTCTATATTTCTGTGCAGCTATAATTAGCAGCAATGGGAGGAAAACCGTACCTAGTTCCAGATTAAAAGCTCTCTGGATATTTTTGGGGTCATCGGCA from bacterium encodes:
- a CDS encoding glycosyltransferase — translated: MNILIITPVFNDWDSFTVLLQRIDRVACTNPIFAQVDVSLMAIDDGSTASYEKHSAEWRPLQKINFLEILTLNRNVGHQKAIAIALASISRGPLVYDAVIVMDSDGEDQPEDIIHLLATHIGSGEKIIFAQRKKRSEGVVFIFLYKVYKLVYRILTGSSISFGNFCLIPQILLKKLVNVSEIWNHFSGGVIRSKLPITTIETNRGARYCGVSKMNITALIIHGLSAISVQIDIVAVRFLMISIILIVFSIISMLVVIGVKFFTPYATPGWASTVVFGFTMIVMQAFFVSLFLVFIIFT
- a CDS encoding glycosyltransferase family 4 protein — translated: MKIVIITNIPSPYRIPLFNRMNEEFKSRNWALHVIFLTKSYRRRKWQINEQEFHFDFEYLRDWNLAYKEGFTSLALSLLPSLYYNRPNIIIVGGFSLATLWTLLYAKLFHIPYIIWSGETIAEDKIRSRFRSLRNILRHVQIQYAAAFVAYGTEAAKYLQRWRIKPKTIFIGTNTVDTEFIRERVRELRTRKREYIAKRKLPDLNILFVGYLENRKGVHFILEAVKAIQSDSSSPVFGTHIVGSGPEEINLKRWAEHNDLHHIYFWGFKQKEELPEFLALADLLLFTSTQELYGLVPIESMAAGVPTLCSKYAGCTIDLIEDRINGLIIDPNDVDDLKQKIIYCLKKPEFMAILAENGMNTVTQKFSIRSSVLGFEKAVRFVTNIPQ
- a CDS encoding glycosyltransferase family 4 protein — protein: MPNSNNYTKSICILMPHFFSERVGGVEIQTYLIAKHLAKRTWDVHFIAQTLFPEKIGSVTVLDGIHVHWIKKRTLFSFFRQDISRLLKSINPALIYQRGRSFFTSSPAGYRFAQRYRKSLIYHCAENNDLVMSFSRQEVIQSKKNILKKTILYIHAFLSDYFFNSTMEKSNLVIAQTHEQTSRLKEKRNIAAHVIPSSHEIPPADIQKDAPPIVFWIAHAGRRKRLELFVELAKQLQGRPIQFLFAGTIPHEQYKNEIFSQTKELSNIQYIGPLTWIESNRMFAKASVFVNTTLPDREGFPNTYIQAWLHETPVVSLNYDPDGIIEKNGLGFHSRSFDQLVVDVLQLIENEELRRKMGVKARAYAMENHDIEKSADVMNDLLMKLLSRGL
- a CDS encoding phospholipid carrier-dependent glycosyltransferase, coding for MIELKFLGLLVNKNRSILLLFCTSLLSSILLTYFIGYPRGIGTDGVFYALSGYNLFHGIGFTYSDVPNTFTWPMMSILIGLLSLVMDDLQASTHVILVLAVCLGLFPFYGFVKNLFGDRIAGLAAILYALNGFLIRIAARIMPESLLIFFLLASFYFTSSIIKTYRQDEKTRLRDWLACGLFLGLAYLTKPEAFQYFVIILVFLFATLLHKRLFKRDHLRLWAMSGVTLLVILPQILFIHEATGKWELTTYNRFHFRGYVEPFLGINAGALPKDPHVEYNYNAFVVRGEYNSLDQDMDAFVPHVKKYGISLLTIIGFFHLILLLLSFVFAKRHDRYPLLFLYSLLFPMWTMMLWYTTRDSYFVMHVPVFLVISAYTIFKISERIASPNYKKIFMGGSVIVLLLQSYTPMMNHAPTNSVIGNHKKLGEWMRDHYPEAKGKLIADRKPYVAFSAKARYFRYNNPLNYETLLTSLKKHEVDYLVVDDFYTRTKNPGVAELLDGRDRKELKFIYAVDDSSWGKAVLYKLRY